The Gemmatimonadales bacterium genomic sequence GGAGCGGCGCCAGGGGTGCGGGCGCGGCCTGCTGACTCGGCTGGTTCTCGAACACCGACCGCGGGGTGGACGATCGCATCGACAGCAGCGAGAGGATGAGGCACAGACCGAGGAAGATGCCCCCGCCCCACCAGCTCGCCTTGGTCAACAGTGTGGCCGCCTGGCGATTGCCGACGAAGGCGTCGGTGCTCGACGCGCCGCCGAACGACGCGGCGAGCCCGCCGCCCTGCCCCGACTGCAGCAACACGGCCGCGGCGAGGACGAAGGCATCCAGGATGAGCAGAATCAGGAAGAGGGTGTACATGGCGGCAGGCAATGTACCTGGGGCGAGAGGGCTTGGTCAACGTGAGAGGTGAGAGGTGAGACGACCAGGTGAGAAGTGAGAGGCAAGGACGTGAGAAGTGAGGCTCACCTCTCCCTCACCTCTCACACCTCGGGCTTCTCACCTCTCACCTCGCCTTCTCACCTCTCACCACCATCGCTCACCGGTCGGGCCGTGGCGTGGCGAGGATCCTCAGCCAGCTCTCCGCCTCCAGACTCGCCCCCCCCACCAGCACCCCATCCAGCTCCTCCTCGGCGAGCAGCGCGGCCGCGTTCTCCGGGTTCACGGAGCCGCCGTAGAGGATCGCGTGCCGCGCGCCCGGGGGAGTGCGCCCGGCCAGCCAGCGCCGGATCGTGCGGTGCACGGCCGCGGCGTCCGACGGCGTCGCGTTGACGCCCGTGCCGATCGCCCACACCGGCTCGTAGGCGATCGCGACGCGCGCGGTGGACGCGGCGTCGAGACCGGCGAGGCCGGCGGTCAACTGGCGCAGCACCACGGCCTCGGTGCTGCCGGCGCGGCGCTCCTCGATCAGCTCGCCCACGCACAGCATCGGCTGGAGCCCCGCGGCCAGCGCGGCGTGCACCTTGCGGCCGGTCTCCGCGTCGGTCTCGCCGAACTTGTGGCGGCGCTCCGAGTGGCCCACCAGGGCCCAGGTGGCGCCGGCGGCAGCGGCGATCGGCGCCGAGATCTCACCGGTGAAGGCGCCCTTCGCCTCCCAGTGCACATTCTGAACGCCCGCGGCGACGTCGCGCCGGCCCTTGATCTCCTCCACCACGGCGCCGAGCGAGACGGCGGGCGGGAAGAAGACCTGGTCCCGGTCCGGGAGCGGGCGATAGCGCGCGAGGATCTCCCGCACCACCTGCCGCGCCGCGGCCGGCGCGTGGTGCATCTTCCAGTTGGCCGCGAAGAGCAGGCGGCTCATGCGCGGTCGTCGAGTGCCGCGACGCCCGGGAGGACCTTGCCCTCGAGGAACTCGAGCGACGCGCCGCCGCCGGTCGAGACGTGGCTCACCTGGTCGGCGAGCTTCGCCTGCTCGATGGCCGCGGCGGAGTCGCCCCCTCCCACCACCGTGGTGGCGCCCTTCGCCGTGGCGGCGGCCATCGCGCGGGCCACCGCCAGGGTGCCCTGGTCGAACGGCGGCGTCTCGAACACGCCCATCGGGCCGTTCCACACCACCGTCTTCGCGCCGGCCACGATCTCGGCGAATCGCCTGGTCGTCGCGGCGTCGATGTCGTACAGCGCCCAGCCCTCGGGGATCGCGTTCCACGCCACGTCGCGCCGCTCCTGCGCCCTCTCCAGGGACGGGGCGGCCACGCCCCCGCCGGGCAGGACCAGCTTGTCGCCGGCGCGGGTCAGCAGGTCCTTCGCCATCGCGACCCGATCCTCCTCGACGAGGCTCGTGCCGGTCGCCGCGCCCTTCGCGCGGAAGAACGTGTTGGCCATCGCGCCGCCGATGAGGATCCGGTCCACGCGGGGCAGCAGGTTCTGGATGACGTCGATCTTGCCCGAGATCTTCGCGCCGCCCAGGATGGCGACGAACGGCCGCGCCGGCGAGGCCAGCAGCCCGCCCAGGTAGGCCAGCTCTTTCTCCATCAGCAGGCCGGCGACGGCAGGCTTCAGCAGGTGCGCCACCGCCTCGGTGGAGGCGTGGGCCCGGTGGGCCGAGCCGAACGCGTCGTCGACGTAGAAGTCGCCGAGCGCGGCGAACATCCGGGCCGTGGCGGGGTCGTTCTTCTCCTCGCCCGCCTGGAACCGCGTGTTCTCGACCAGGGCGACGGCGCCGCGCGGCAGCACCCGGACCGCCTCGGCCGCCGCCGGCGCGGCCGGGTCCGCGATGAACGTGACCGGCATCCCGAGCAGCGTCTCCAGCACGGGCACGACGGGCTTGAGAGAGTACTTCGGCTCCGGCGTCCCGCCCTTGGGACGCCCGAGGTGCGAGAGCAGCACGATCCTCGCGCCGCGGTCCTTCAGGTCCTCGATGGTCGGGATCGCCGCGCGGATGCGCGTGTCGTCCGTGACCTTCCCGTCCTTGACCGGGACGTTGAAGTCCACGCGCACCAGGGCACGGCGGCCCAGCACCGCCGCCGTGTCCAGGTTCTCGATCGTCTTCTTGGCCATTACATCCTCGCCGCCACCAGCTCCATCAGGTCCACGCAGCGCATCGAGTAGCCCCACTCGTTGTCGTACCACGACGACACCTGCAGCATCGTGCCGTCCACCACGCTGGTGCTCATCGCGTCCACGATGGACGAGAAGGGATTGCCGATGAAGTCGCTCGACACCAGGGGCGCCTCGCACACGTCGAGGACGCCCTTCAGCGGGCCGGCCGCGGCCTTCTTGAACGCCTCGTTGACCTCGGCGGGCGTCGTCGTCTTCTCGACCTGCACGATCAGGTTGACGGACGACACGTCCGCCGTCGGCACGCGCAGCGACACGCCGTCGATCTTGCCCTTCACCTCCGGGATCACCAGCGACGTGGCCTTGGCGGCGCCGGTCGTGGTCGGGATGATGCTCAGCGCGGCCGCGCGCGCCCGCCGTAGGTCCTTGTGCGGGAAGTCGAGCACGTTCTGGTCGTTGGTGTAGGCGTGCACGGTGATCATGTAGCCGCGCACCCAGCCGAACGCGTCGCGCACCACCTTCACCACCGGCACCAGGCAGTTGGTGGTGCAGGACGCGTTGGAGAGCAGGTGGTGCTTCGCCGGGTCGTACTTGTCGTGGTTGACGCCCATCACGATCGTGATGTCCTCGCCCTTGGCGGGCGCGGAGATGATCACCTTCCTGGCGCCGGCGGCGAAATGGCCCGCGGCCTTCTCCTTGTCGGTGAACCGGCCGGTGGACTCCACGACCAGCGTCGCCCCCAGGTCCTTCCACGGGAGCTTCGCGGGCTCCTTCTCCGCCGTCACCGCGATCTTCTTCCCGTTGATCATCAGGTGGTCGGCGCCCGCCGTGACCTCGCCCGGGAACGTGCGGTGCACCGAGTCGTACTTGAACAGGTGGGCCAGGGTCTTGGTATCGGTGATGTCGTTGACGGCGACGATGTCGAGGTTGGTGCGCTTCTGCAGCGCCGCCCGCAATACCAGCCGTCCGATCCGTCCGAACCCGTTGATGCCTACGCGCACTGCCATGTCCAGCTTCCTCCGTCGTTCAGTGGTTCGTCATCCCGGCACCAGCGCGCGGGCGAACGTCACCGCGCCGACCGAAGCCGGGCCCAGGCGAGCGAGCGCCCCGGCCGCAGCGGCCAGCGTCGCGCCCGTCGTCAGCACATCGTCCACCAGCGCCACCCGCAGTCCTGCCAGCGCGGGCCCCGCAGCCGCGAACGCCCCGGCCACGTTCTTCCGCCGGTCCGCCGGGCTGAGCCGGGTCTGGGTCCGGGTCTCCCGGGTGCGCCGCAGCGCTCCCTCCAGCACCGGGACCGCGAGCGCGCGACCCAGCGCCTGCGCGAGGAGCGCCGCCTGGTTGTGGCCCCGCTCCCGCAGCCGCGTCGGCCCGAGCGGCACGGCCACGAGCGCATCGAGCGGCCCCAGCCGCGCGCCGGCGGCGGCGATGTGGTCGGCCATGGGCTCCGCGGCGACCCGCCACCCTCCGTACTTCAGCGCGTGGACCAGGTTCCGCGCCGGGCCCTCGTCCAGCCAGGTCCCCGAGACCGCCCACGCCAGCTCGGCCGGCCACTCCCGGCAGAACGCGCAGTGGGCACCGGCCCCGGCGCCGCGACCCTTCCCGGCCGGCTCGACGGCCTGCAGGCTCCACCGGTCGATCGGCTGCCCGCACCTGCCGCACACCGGCGGTGCGATCTCCCTCAGCCGGTGCCGGCACAGCTCGCAGCAGGCGCCGCGCGCCCCCGTCTGCGGCAGCGGCCGCTCGCATCCCAGGCACGCGCGCGGCAGCGCGAGGGCCTCGATCTCCAGCACCCGCGCCCGCGCCGCGGCCAACATACTACCCGCGAAGCGCATCCTCCACCGCCGCGCGCATGACCGTGACCGGTGCCGGAACACCGAACCACCGCTCGAACGACGCCGCTCCCTGCGCGACCAGCACGCCGCGTCCGTCGGCGGCGGCGATGCCGATCTCCCGGGCGACGCGCACCAGCGCGGTTCCTCCCCGCGCGTACACTAGGTCGAGCACGGCCGCGGGCGCCAGCCGCCTCAGGGTCGCCGCGTCGATCGGCGGTGGATCCCCCTGGTCGAGCCCCAGCGGCGTGGCATTGACGATCAGGTCGGCCGACGACACTTCCCCGATCCCCACACCCGTGACCCCGACGCCCGCTTCCTTCCCCCATGCTGCGAAATCCGCCGCTCGACCGCCGTCCCTGGAGACCACCGCAATCTCCGCGCCGGGCCACCCGTCGGCGACCGCCACGGCGACCGCGCGCGCGGAGCCCCCGGTGCCGAGCACGAGCGCGCGGCGGACGGGGTGCGGTCCCGCGAGCCCGGAGGCCACCGTGCGCACCGCGCTCACGTCGGTATTGTCTCCGGCCAGCGCCGTGTCGTCGGCCCACAGCGTGTTGCACGCCCCGCTGCGGCGGACCGACTCGGAGGGACGATCGAGCAGGCCGGCCGCCGCGCGCTTGAACGGGATCGTGACGTTGAGGCCGCCCCCGGCGCCCACCAGCGCCCGGGCCAGCTCCGGGAAGGCCTCGCGCGACGTGCGCAGGGCGAGGTACGCGGCGTCGAGCCCCAGCGCGGCGATGGCCGCGTTGTGCATGGCCGGCGACAGCGAGTGGCCGACCGGGTCGCCGACCACGGCCAGGAGCCTAGTGGTCGCCCGGATTCGCATCCGCCGGCTTCCCGGGCAGGCGTCCCACCGCGTCGGCCAGCAACGCCTCCAGCCGCTCGAACGTCGCCCGGTACTCGTCGAGGTCGCCACCGAACGGGTCGTCGATCTGCGCGTCCGCCGCCGCGCGGCCGGCGTACTCGCCCAGCAGGTGCGCCTTCCCGGTCCCGCCGAGCGCGACCGCGCGCTCCACGTGGTGCGGGCTCATGCCGAAGATCAGGTCGGCGGACGCCACCAGGTCGGAGGTGATCTGCCGGGCGCGGTGCGCCGACAGGTCGAGGCCGTGCTCGAGCGCGACGAGGTACGCGCCCTCGGACGCGGGCGCGCCGTCCTGGGCCGCCGTGCCCGCCGACGACACCGCGACGTCGTCGCGGCCGCGGGCGCGCAGCAGCCGCCGCGCGATGGCCTCGGCCATCGGACTGCGGCAGATGTTGCCGGTGCAGACGAGCAGGACCTTCACGCTACGCCACCAGCGCCGGCACGATGCTGGCGAGCCGGCCCCGGGCGATGGCGCCCTCGCGCACCAGGCGCGGAGCGCTGCCCGTGCAGTCGATGAGCGTCGAGGGCGGCGAGTCGGGCAGCCGGCCCGCGTCGAGCACCAGGAGGGTGCCCTCCGCGACCGCAGGCGCGAACGTGCGCTCGATGGCCGGCGCCTCCATCAGCGACGGCTGCCCCGGGCGGTTCGCGCTGGTCGAGGTGATCGGCGAGCCGAGGGTCTCGATGAGCTGCGCCGCTCCAGGGTGCGACGTCCACCGGACCGCGACCCCGCCCTCCGGCCCGCGCAGCGCGTCCGGCAGCCGGCCCTCGCCGCCGGGCAGCACGAGCGTGAGCGGCCCCGGCCAGAACGCGGAGGCGAACCGCTCCGCCGCGTCGGTCAGCCGCAGGCCGATGCCTTCGAGCATCCGCCGGTCCGCCACGAGCACCAGGAACGGCTTGCCGGGCTCCCGGCCCTTCAGCGCCGCGAGCCGCTCGACCGCGGCGGTCGCGGTGACCGAGCCGAAGCCGTACACGGTTTCGGTCGGGTACGCGATGAGGCCGCGGCGCGCCAGGTGGGTCACCACCGCGGGCAGCGCCGCGGCCACCTCGGCCGGGGTGCGGTACGCGATCACGCCCGCGCCTCGGCGGCCAGCGCCTCCGCCAGGACGAAGTCCTCGGCCGTGGTGATCTTGAGGTTGCGCGCGCTGCCCGCGACCACGCGCACCGGGTGGCCGAGCCGCTCGCACAACGCGGCGTCGTCGGTCGCGCCCGAGGCGGCGTCGGCGCGCGAGCGCTGGTGCGCCGTCTCGAGCATCGCCCGCGGAAACGCCTGCGGCGTCTGCACCGAGACCAGGCGCTCGCGCGGCACCGTCCGCACCACCAGGCCGGCGGTATCCGTCTCCTTCACCGTGTCCGAGACCGGCAGGCCGGGCACGGCGGCGGCCCCCAGCTCGGCCACCGCCAGCACGCGGTCGATCAGCTCGCGCTCGACGAACGGCCGCGCCGCGTCGTGCACCAGCACCAGCGACGGACCTCGGGGCAGCTTCGCCAGGCCGTTGGCAACGGACTGCTGGCGGTGCTCGCCGCCCCCGGTCACGAGCAGGCGGTCGGACAGCAGCGCCCGCAGCCACTCGGGCGGCGACGCCGCGTGTTCCGGCGGGAGGACCACGACGATGGGGCCCACGCGGGGATGCTGCGCGAAGGGGCGAATGGCCCTGAGCAGGATGGGGACGCCGCCGATCGGGCGGAACTGCTTGAGCTCCCCCGCGTCGGGCCCGGCCGCCTGAGCGCGGACGCCGCGCCCGGCGGCGACGATCACCGCACCGGTGTCAGGCGGCAAGCCGATGGGCCAGCTCCCCCAGGTGCTCGACGCGCACCAGCTCCAGGCCGCCGGGCGACGCCTGCCTCAGCCCGGTGCGCGAGCCGACGAACGCGCGGCGGAAGCCGTGGCGCGCCGCTTCGGCGAGCCGCCGGTCCACGCTCGCCACGGCCCGCACCTCGCCGCCCAGGCCCACCTCGCCGAGGAACAGCGCATCGGCCGGCAGGGCGCGGTCGCGCACGCTGGAGATCAGCGCGGCCACCACCGCCAGGTCGCCCGAGGGCTCGCTCAGCCGCACGCCGCCGGTGACGTTCACGAACACGTCGAGATCGCCGAACGGCAGGCCGGCGCGCCGCTCCAGGACCGCGAGCAGCACGGCGAGCCGGCGGTGGTCCACGCCGGCGCTCACCCGCTGCGGCGTCCCGAAGCCCGCCCGCGAGGCCAGCGCCTGGATCTCCACCAGCAGCGGCCGCGTGCCTTCCATCAGGGCGGTCACCGCGCTGCCGGAGATGCCCTCGTGCCGCGCCGCGAGGAACGCCGCGGAGGGGTTCGCCACCGGGAGCAGTCCCGCCGAGGTCATCTCGAACACGCCGATCTCGTCCACGCCGCCGAACCGGTTCTTGGTCGCGCGCAGGATGCGGTGGTCCAGCGCACCCTCGCCCTCGAAGTAGAGCACGGTGTCCACGATGTGCTCGAGCGTCTTGGGGCCCGCGATCCCGCCGCCCTTGGTCACGTGGCCCACCAGCAGCACCGCCGGACCCGACTCCTTCGCGAAACGCATCAGCCGGCCCGCGCACTCGCGCACCTGGCCGACGTTGCCGGGCGCACCCTCGAGGTCCGCCGTGTAGGCCGTCTGGATGGAGTCCACGACCACGACGCGCGCGCCCACGCGCACGGCCTGCTCGATCACCCGCTCCAGCGCGGTCTCCGCCAGGACGTGCACGCGGCCCGCGGGCTCCTCCAGCCGGTCGGCCCGGAGCCGCACCTGCTCGGGCGACTCCTCGCCGCTCGCGTACAGCGTGGGCACGCCGGCGGCCTCGAGTCGCGCCGCCACCTGGAGGAGCAGCGTGGATTTCCCGATGCCCGGCTCGCCGCCCACCAGGACCAGCGAGCCGGGGACGATCCCGCCGCCCAGCACGTAGTCGAACTCGGCGAGGCCGGTCTTGTAGCGCGGCATCGCGTCCGCCGCGATGTCGTCCAGCCGCACCGGCTCCGGTCCGCCGCCCGAGCGGCCGCCGCCGGCGGCGCTGCGCGCGCGGGGGTGCGGCTTCGCGGCCGCCTCCTCGACCAGGCTGTTCCACGCCTGGCAGGCCTCGCACCGCCCGGTCCACTTCGGCTGCTCGGCCCCGCACTCGGTGCAGCGGAAGACCGAGCGGGCCTTAGCGGCCATTCCCGCCGTCTCCGTTCTCGCGGGCGCTGTAGTTGTCGAACCGGGTGTACGCCTTGTGGAAGTGGAGCTTGATGGTGCCGGTGGGGCCGTTGCGCTGCTTGCCGATGATGACCTCGGCCTGGCCCTCGATGTTCTCGCCGGTCTTGGGGTCCTGCGTCCCCGAGTACATCTCCTCGCGATAGATGAACAGCACCACGTCGGCGTCCTGCTCGATCGCGCCCGACTCGCGCAGGTCGGAGAGCTGCGGCCGCCGGTGCTCCCCGCCCCGCTGCTCCGGCGCGCGCGACAGCTGCGACAGCGCGAGGATCGGGACGTCGAGCTCCTTCGCCAGCGCCTTGAGCGCGCGCGAGATCGCGCTGATCTCCTGCACGCGGTTCTCCGCCTGCTCCGGCGAGCGCATCAGCTGCAGATAGTCCACGATGATCAGCCCGACGTTATGCTCGGCCTTGATGCGCCGCGCCTTGGACCGCAGCTCCAGCGGGGTGAGCGCCGCGCTGTCGTCGATCCAGATCGGCGCCGACGAGAGGATGCCGGCGGCGCGCGCCAGCAGCGCGTAGTCGGCGTCCTTGAGCATGCCCTGGCGGAGGCGGTGCGCGTCCACCCGCGCCTCGCTGGTCAGCAAGCGCTGGACCAGCTGCGCCTTCGCCATCTCGAGGCTGAACACCGCCACCGGAATGCCCTTCTCGATCGCGGCGTGCTGCGCGACGTTGAGGCACAGCGCCGTCTTCCCCATGCTCGGCCGCGCCGCGATGATCACCAGGTCCGCGTTCTGGAACCCCGCCGTCCTGTCGTCCAAGTCTGCGAAGCCCGACGGCACGCCGGTAATCGATTGTCCGCCGGCGTGGAGCGATTCGATGCGCTCCATCGTCGGCCACAGCAGCTCCTTGAGGCGGACGAAGCCCTCGGTCTTGCGGGTCTCCGACACCAGGAAGATCCGCTGCTCGGCGCTGTCGAGGACCTCGTCGGCCAGCCGCTTGGCCTCGTAGGCCTCCTGCACGATCCCGGTCGCCGCCTCGATGAGCCGCCGCAGCAGCGCCTTGTCGCGGACGATCTTGGCGTGGTAGTCGATGTTGGCGGCGGTGGGCACGACGTCGAGCAGGTAGGACAGGTACTCGATGCCGCCGACGGCCTCCAGCTCGCCCCGGCGGTCCACCTCGTCGCGCAGGGTGACCGGGTCGATGACGCCGCCGCGCTCGACGATCCCGTGCATCGCGCGGAACAGCCGGCGGTGGCCCTCGCGGTGGAACATCGCGTCGTCGAGGAGCTCCACCCCCCGGAGCGCCGCGTCGGCATCCAGCAGCATCGCGCCGAGGACCGCCTGCTCGGCCTCGGCGCTGTAGGGAGGCTGGCGGCCGCCGAAGACGTCAGGCGCCGTCGCCATCGTAGATCCGGCGTGCGATACGGATGTCATCCCAAGTCGGACGCTTCCAGTGCGGGTTGCGCAGCAGCGCCGCCGGGTGATAGGTGACGATCAGCGGGATGCCGCGGTAGCGGTGCAGCTTGCCCCGCAGCTCGCCCAGCGACGCGGTCACGCCCAGCAGCGCGTGCGCGGCCGGGCGCCCCATCGCCAGGATCACCCGCGGCCCGATCAGCTCCAGCTGCCGATGGAGATACGGCGAACAGGCCGCGACTTCAAGCGGCTCGGGGTCGCGGTTCTCGGGCGGCCGGCACTTGAGCACGTTGCAGATGAACACGTCCTCGCGGCGGAAGCCGATCGCCTTGAGGATGTCGTCGAGCAGCTTGCCGGCGCGCCCCACGAACGGTCGCCCCGTCTCGTCCTCCGTGGCCCCGGGTGCCTCGCCCACCACCACTAGGCCCGCCTTCGGGTCGCCTTCCCCGGGCACGCTGTGCCGGCGGCTGTGGCCGAGGGCGCACTTGCGGCAGGCGTCGACGACCGGCACCAGGGCCTCGAGCGTGGCCAGCTGGCGGAGCGGGTCGGCGGCGAACAGGTCGTCGCCGGCGGCGGGGGCTTCCGCCACGATGCCGGCGGGAATCGCGGCCGGAGTCTTGCCCTTCGCCGGTGCCGCCATCCGGTCTGGGGCCGGAGCCGCCGCCTCGGCGGGAGCCCGTCCCGCGGTCGGAGCCTGCGGCCGACGCGCTCCAGCTGAGCCCGCGGCTGCCGCCTCGCGACTGACCACCACTGATGGAGTCGGCGTCTCGGAACTGCTCTGTTCTGACCGCTCGATCCCGGGCAGAACGACGTCCGTCTCGCCCAGCTCGATCAGCTGTTGGAGGTAGCGTCTGCGGGCATCATCCACGCCTGGAAAGTAACCTCTGCACGCGGTCGAGGATGGCGGCCGCGGCCTCGTCCTTCGACATCAGGGGGAGCGCCTCCGCGCCGTCTCGCGCGACCAGCGTCACGCGGTTGGTGGGCACCTCGGGGCCGGCGCCCGGCTCGGTCGCGTCGTTCGCGACCACCAGGTCCAGCTGCTTGGCCTCGAGCTTGGCGCGCGCCGCGGCGATCACGTCGTCGGTCTCGAGCGCGAAGCCGACCACGACCGCACCCCTCTTCCGCCGCGCCGCCGTCCCGGCCAGCACGTCGTCGGTAGGCTCGAGGTCGAGGCGGAGCGCGCCGTCGCTGCGCCGCAGCTTCTGGCCCAGCGCCCTCGCGGGCCGGTAGTCGGCCGGCGCGGCGGCCATCAGCAGGAGGTCGGCCAGGGGGAGCGCATCGCCGACCGCGGCCTTCAGGTCGGCGGTGGATTCCACCCGCACGACCTCGACGCCGGGCGGGGGCTCGAGCCCCGACGGGCCGCTGACCAGCGTGACCTCGGCTCCGCGCAGCCACGCCTCGCGCGCCAGTGCGTAGCCCATGCGTCCGCTGGAGCGGTTGGTGACGACCCGCACCGGGTCCAGGCGCTCGCGGGTCGGTCCCGCGGTGACGAGCACCCGGGCGCCGGCCCACGGCGCGGCGCTCCGCAGCAGCCGCTCGACGTGAGCGACGATGGCCTCGGGCTCCACCATCCGGCCCGGGCCTTCGCCCTCGCCGCGGGCGAGGGCGCCGGTGTCGGGGCCCAGCACATGCGCCCCGCGCGCGCGCAGCAGGGCGAGGTTGGACTGGGTTTCGGGGTGGGCGTACATCCGGTCGTTCATCGCGGGGGCGAGCAGCAGCGGCGCGCGGCGCGCCAGCAGCAGCGCGGTGAGGAAGTCGTCGGCCATGCCCTGGGCCACGCGGGCCACCAGGTGCGCCGTGGCGGGGGCGACCACGATCAGCTCGGCTTCCCGCCCGAGCCGCACGTGCTCGAGCGAGCGGCCGGGCTGCCACAGCGAGGTGACCACCGGCCGGCCGGTGAGCGCCTCGAACGTCACGGGTCCGACGAACTCGGCCGCCGCGGCCGTCAGCACCGCGTCGACCGTCGCGCCGGCCTCGGTGAGGCGGCGCGCGACGATGCAGGACTTGTACGCGGCGATGCCGCCCGACACGCCGAGAACGACGTGCCGGCCGGCGACCCGGGTCACGCCTCCTGCCTGCGCCGCCGGGTGATCTTGTACTTCAGGTCCCCCGACGACAGCTCCTCGAGCGACGTCGTGGTGAGCTTCTTCTCCCGCTCGACGGTGCGTTCCTTGGGGAAGTCGTTCACGAAGCGGGCGAACTTCGCGGCCACCAGCACGCCGATGTACTTGTTGCCCGCCTGATGCGCGATCTCCGTGGGCGTGAACACCCGCATCCTACGCCTCCTTGACGTCACCCAGCCGGTCGGCCAGCGCCCCGATGTCCCGGCCCAGCTGGGCCAGCTCGTCCACCAGATCGGGGTTTCGGCGCGGCCGGCGGTTTTCCGCGTCGAGAATGGCGGCCACTTCGGCGACCGCCTCGGTTCGGTCAGCGTTGACGACGACGTAATCGTAGTCCAGCGCCTCGCTCAGCTCGGCGACGGCGGTCCGCAGCCTGGCGCCCAGCGTCGCAGCGCGGGTCCCCGTGGGGCCCCCCAGGCGCTGCAACAGCTCCTCGGCCGACGGCGGCACCACGAACACCAGCACCGCGTCCGGATAGCACTGTCGAACGGCACGCGCACCGCGGGTCTCGATGTCCAGCACGACGTGGCGCCCCGAGGCGAGGACCTTGTCGATCTCCGACTTGAGGGTGCCGTAGCGCTCGCCGCTGTACTCGGCCCACTCCAGGAACTCCCCGGCGCGGACCCGCCGCTCGAACTCCTCGCGCGAGAGGAAATGGTAGTCCACCCCGTCGCGCTCCTTGGGCCGCGGCGCGCGGGTGGTGGCGGAGACCGAGTAGCCCACGTCCTCGCGAGCGGTCACCAGCGCGTAGGCGATGGTGGTCTTGCCGCCGCCCGACGGGGCCGAGAGCACCAGCGGATACGGCTTCACTCGAGGTTCTCGACCTGCTCGCGCAACTTCTCCAGCTCGGTCTTCATCACGATGACGGCCTCGGCGATGGTCGCGTCGTTCGCCTTCGAGCCCATCGTGTTGACCTCGCGCCCGGCCTCCTGCAGCAGGAAGCCGAGCCGGCGGCCCACCGCCGGCTCCGCGCCGTCGAGGGCCTGGCGCATCGCGTCCAGGTGCGTCGCGAAGCGCACCAGCTCCTCGGTGATGTCCAGGCGGTCCGCGATGATCGCGATCTCCTTCGCCAGCCGCTCGGGCTCGAGGGCCACGCCGCCGGCGAGCGTCTTCACCGCCGCGGCCAGCCGCTCGCTCTCCCGCACCAGCCGGCCCGGCGCCGCCTCGCCCACCCGGCGCCCGAGCGCCGCCAGCGCGTC encodes the following:
- the secG gene encoding preprotein translocase subunit SecG, encoding MYTLFLILLILDAFVLAAAVLLQSGQGGGLAASFGGASSTDAFVGNRQAATLLTKASWWGGGIFLGLCLILSLLSMRSSTPRSVFENQPSQQAAPAPLAPLPLESSSATTPAPAPPLGAQKAPAKSTTPAR
- the tpiA gene encoding triose-phosphate isomerase; this encodes MSRLLFAANWKMHHAPAAARQVVREILARYRPLPDRDQVFFPPAVSLGAVVEEIKGRRDVAAGVQNVHWEAKGAFTGEISAPIAAAAGATWALVGHSERRHKFGETDAETGRKVHAALAAGLQPMLCVGELIEERRAGSTEAVVLRQLTAGLAGLDAASTARVAIAYEPVWAIGTGVNATPSDAAAVHRTIRRWLAGRTPPGARHAILYGGSVNPENAAALLAEEELDGVLVGGASLEAESWLRILATPRPDR
- a CDS encoding phosphoglycerate kinase, which produces MAKKTIENLDTAAVLGRRALVRVDFNVPVKDGKVTDDTRIRAAIPTIEDLKDRGARIVLLSHLGRPKGGTPEPKYSLKPVVPVLETLLGMPVTFIADPAAPAAAEAVRVLPRGAVALVENTRFQAGEEKNDPATARMFAALGDFYVDDAFGSAHRAHASTEAVAHLLKPAVAGLLMEKELAYLGGLLASPARPFVAILGGAKISGKIDVIQNLLPRVDRILIGGAMANTFFRAKGAATGTSLVEEDRVAMAKDLLTRAGDKLVLPGGGVAAPSLERAQERRDVAWNAIPEGWALYDIDAATTRRFAEIVAGAKTVVWNGPMGVFETPPFDQGTLAVARAMAAATAKGATTVVGGGDSAAAIEQAKLADQVSHVSTGGGASLEFLEGKVLPGVAALDDRA
- the gap gene encoding type I glyceraldehyde-3-phosphate dehydrogenase, producing MAVRVGINGFGRIGRLVLRAALQKRTNLDIVAVNDITDTKTLAHLFKYDSVHRTFPGEVTAGADHLMINGKKIAVTAEKEPAKLPWKDLGATLVVESTGRFTDKEKAAGHFAAGARKVIISAPAKGEDITIVMGVNHDKYDPAKHHLLSNASCTTNCLVPVVKVVRDAFGWVRGYMITVHAYTNDQNVLDFPHKDLRRARAAALSIIPTTTGAAKATSLVIPEVKGKIDGVSLRVPTADVSSVNLIVQVEKTTTPAEVNEAFKKAAAGPLKGVLDVCEAPLVSSDFIGNPFSSIVDAMSTSVVDGTMLQVSSWYDNEWGYSMRCVDLMELVAARM
- a CDS encoding phosphoribosyltransferase family protein; protein product: MLAAARARVLEIEALALPRACLGCERPLPQTGARGACCELCRHRLREIAPPVCGRCGQPIDRWSLQAVEPAGKGRGAGAGAHCAFCREWPAELAWAVSGTWLDEGPARNLVHALKYGGWRVAAEPMADHIAAAGARLGPLDALVAVPLGPTRLRERGHNQAALLAQALGRALAVPVLEGALRRTRETRTQTRLSPADRRKNVAGAFAAAGPALAGLRVALVDDVLTTGATLAAAAGALARLGPASVGAVTFARALVPG
- a CDS encoding shikimate dehydrogenase gives rise to the protein MRIRATTRLLAVVGDPVGHSLSPAMHNAAIAALGLDAAYLALRTSREAFPELARALVGAGGGLNVTIPFKRAAAGLLDRPSESVRRSGACNTLWADDTALAGDNTDVSAVRTVASGLAGPHPVRRALVLGTGGSARAVAVAVADGWPGAEIAVVSRDGGRAADFAAWGKEAGVGVTGVGIGEVSSADLIVNATPLGLDQGDPPPIDAATLRRLAPAAVLDLVYARGGTALVRVAREIGIAAADGRGVLVAQGAASFERWFGVPAPVTVMRAAVEDALRG
- a CDS encoding low molecular weight protein arginine phosphatase, with amino-acid sequence MKVLLVCTGNICRSPMAEAIARRLLRARGRDDVAVSSAGTAAQDGAPASEGAYLVALEHGLDLSAHRARQITSDLVASADLIFGMSPHHVERAVALGGTGKAHLLGEYAGRAAADAQIDDPFGGDLDEYRATFERLEALLADAVGRLPGKPADANPGDH
- a CDS encoding L-threonylcarbamoyladenylate synthase, producing MIAYRTPAEVAAALPAVVTHLARRGLIAYPTETVYGFGSVTATAAVERLAALKGREPGKPFLVLVADRRMLEGIGLRLTDAAERFASAFWPGPLTLVLPGGEGRLPDALRGPEGGVAVRWTSHPGAAQLIETLGSPITSTSANRPGQPSLMEAPAIERTFAPAVAEGTLLVLDAGRLPDSPPSTLIDCTGSAPRLVREGAIARGRLASIVPALVA
- the ispD gene encoding 2-C-methyl-D-erythritol 4-phosphate cytidylyltransferase codes for the protein MPPDTGAVIVAAGRGVRAQAAGPDAGELKQFRPIGGVPILLRAIRPFAQHPRVGPIVVVLPPEHAASPPEWLRALLSDRLLVTGGGEHRQQSVANGLAKLPRGPSLVLVHDAARPFVERELIDRVLAVAELGAAAVPGLPVSDTVKETDTAGLVVRTVPRERLVSVQTPQAFPRAMLETAHQRSRADAASGATDDAALCERLGHPVRVVAGSARNLKITTAEDFVLAEALAAEARA